DNA sequence from the Patescibacteria group bacterium genome:
CCGCAGAGGAATGAATTGGTGTATCTGCTTTTGAGCGCGGCATTCGTGTTTGCAGGATTTGATGAAATCGGTGAATTCCACGAAAAGATTGGTTATGTGCTGGAAAAGCTTTTTTCGCTGGCTCACCTTACCACCGATCTTATCACCGTGGGGTACTTTGCGGGAGGGGTGGTGGCGCTGGTATGGATGACCCCCGTATTTTTAGGAGAAATGAGCGATGAGAAGAAAAGTTTTATGCAGATTTGTTTTTTCGGGCTGCTGCTATTCGGGCTCGCCACTCTATTTGATACGTTGGACACGGTGGTGCTGGATGGTTTGAGAAAGGCTGCGGCCTCTTTGGCAAGCCGTGGATATTCTTTTTCAGATGCGTGGTATATCATCTATGAGCCAAAACGATTTTTAAACGGCCTGGAAGAAATTGGCGAGTATTACGCCGCGGTGTTATTTGCGGGCGCAGGATGTTGGAGACTATTAGTTATCAATCACACTGAGCCCTCACACCTGCCAAACGCTTCGGAAACTGACAATTTTTTCGGCGTCGCGATCAAGCAGCTTGATGCGCCTTTCCGCCTCAAAAATTGCAGTTCCCTCGCTTGTAGAGCAGTTATTCCGGTTGGTATTTTTATAGGTGCTCTTCTTCTGTCTCCTTTTTTCTTACCCAGAAAGGACCGTTTTTCTCCTCTGGAGGGCGGCACTAAAGCTATCGCGGTCGCCTCTATCCAGGATGGCTTGTTCCATAGTGATGATCTCGCCTACGCGCCGGAATGGGGTATTGTGCTCGCGAATGAATCAGAGCCGAAACGGCGAGGTGTATCTACAGGGCCTGGGGTATTTGTGTATAATGACGACGTCCTTGCCAGATTGCCGGATGTGCGCCGGCAGCTGCGTGATGTTGACAGCGTTGCTATTTGCTTTCCGGGCATATGCGCGAGTGATGCCACGGACGGTAAAATATTTTATTATGACGCTGAACAGGATTTAGGACTGCTCGCGGACAGAACGCAGGGATTATCAAACCCGGAAGGATTAGCATGGCACGAGGGAGTGCTCGCAATCCTCGACGAAGGCAAGAAAACTATCAGCCGTTTTGATGTGCCGATGAGGCAATTGACAGAATTTCGTCCCCTCCACCGCCTGTGGCAGGCGCCCGAGGGTATTGCGTATCATCCGCAGTTGAAAGCATGGCTGATCAGCGATGATGTCACAGGCGCCATCTTTACCTATCGCTGGGGGGAATCTGTTGAAATCTGGCAAAACGCGATGCCGTTAAAGGCGCCAGAAGACATTTATGTGAGCGCCGAGGGCGAGGTGTATGTGACAGACAACGGGCGGGGCGAATTGGTGATTTTTAATGCAGAAGGCACTGCGCAGCGCACGCTGCGTTTTCGGCCGCTCTTTAGGGATGTGCAGGGGGTCGCGGTAGATGCAGAGGGAGACGTCTTTGTGGTGAGCGCTGACAGCTACGGGAGCGCGAGTTTCATGCCAAGCTACTTGTGGAAAATTTCTTTAAACGCTGACTAATTTTGAAAGTATCCACAAGGTGTGATATATGTTAAAGATTATAAAGAACAATTGGTTATTATTTCTCCTGCTGTCTTTGGATGCTGCGGTCGTGTGTGCGCATTTTTTCCTCAAGAACACGTACGGATTTTTCAACCTCGACGGCGAGCAAAATTTGAACTCTACCTATTCTGGTTTGAAATTGCTTGGCATTGCAGCGTTGGCGATTGTGCAGTTTCTGATTGTGCACCGGAGGGGGGAGAGGTTTTCCAAAAAAGCGCTATGGCTGCTGGTTGCCGCCTCCTTTCTGTATTTGGGAACCGATGAAATGGTTGCGCTGCATGAGCGCGTCGGGTTTGTCGTGAACAACCTTTTGGGGGTAGCCAATGTGCGCGGAGCTTCTTTCCGTTGGATGTTGTATTACGCGCCTTTTATCCTTTTCGCCGTAGCGGTGTATGTGCGGTTTATATTCCTGCTCTGGCGGGAGGACCGATCTGCCGCGCGCTTGGTATTGTGCGGTGCGGTGCTTTTTGTTTTAGGATTGGGCGTGGAGGTGGTGAGCGGCAAAATCATTTATCCTCTCGGAGTGCGGAGCGGTGATTTTTCCCTCTATTTTATCAGTATCATTGGAGAAGAAATTATTGAGCTTGCAGGAGCCACGTTATTTCTTACCGGGGTGGAGCGCAGTGTGCGCACTACATTTCATCAGAGTTTTTTGTATGAATGCACTACACATTTTGAAGAAACTTAAATCCTATGCGAACCCGGAGAATGTCGCCGGCATGGCGCGTTTCGGGATAAGCACGAAAAATACCCTAGGCATATCCATACCCATCCTACGCCGCATGGGGAAAGAGATAGGAAAAAACCATACGTTGGCACTTGAGCTATGGCGATCAGGCGTCCACGAAGCAAGGATTCTCGCAGGACTTATTGCGGAGCCGCGGAAGATGACGCCGCGGCAGATGGACGCGTGGGCGGTTGATTTTGACTCTTGGGACGTGTGCGACCAGGTGTGTATGAACCTTTTCGATAAAACGGAGTTTGCATGGCAGAAGGCAAAGATATGGACCAGCCGCAAGGAGGAGTTTATCAGGCGCGCAGGGTTTGCGCTCATGGCTAGCCTTGCGTGGCACGATAAGGGCGCAGAGGATAATAAATTCATTTCGTTTTTCCCCTTGATAAAAAAAGCCGCTTTTGATGAGCGCAATTACGTCAAAAAAGCGGTCAACTGGGCACTGCGCCAGATCGGAAAGCGCAATCCTGCATTGAGGAAGGAAGCCATTAAGGCGGCAAGGGAAATTCAAAAGTTAGATTCGCGTGCCGCCCGCTGGATTGCTGCGGACGCGATAAGGGAACTAAAAGGTAAAAACTATTAATTGATTAGCTATGTTGAAAGAGGGATTAAGCCAGTCAGAAATGGATTCATACGAAGAGGAGAAAGGATTTGATTATTTTGATCAGGATATAAAAGAGTTGTTTAAGCCTCTTCAAAAAATGATTTTGCAAATGAAAGATAAAATAGAGGAGGGCGAATACACCCTGCTTATTGGCAGTGACATGAGTGGACGTATACCCACGCTCATCTTTCATCGCTTTCTTTCCGAGATTTATCGAACCAAGGGGTTAGAAGAGAGATTAATCACTTTATGTTTTTCTCGTTGTTATTCTCACAATCCAGAGATTTATCAACAATATTTGGAAAACGTTAAGGGAGAAATTGAGAGGAAAATAAAAGACCAACAATGGAATAAAAACAAATCCGCTCTTGTTATTACAGAGGTGATTTCACGGGGAGTCAGCTAGCAGCCCTGGGCTGTTATTTTGAATGATTTAAAAATCAAGTATGATTTTGCCGCAGTCGGAGTTACAAGCGCGAATAGAAGTAAGATGGAGGATCTTGAGCGGGGTCTTGGTGGAAAAATTTTTTATGGAATGTCAAAGACCCCGGAGATTTATTTTAAATCTAGCCTACCATATGGCATGAAACATAGTGATGATTCGAATAGTACCCATTTAGAAAAAGACTCGATCTGGTTACAGGAAGAAGTAGGGCAATTGCGTCAGGAAATAAATATTGTCGCTCAAAAATTAATTGATTGGTATCAACAGTCAACTGTCTAGACAAAACAAACACTTTTATCGCAAATGCGTGGTTTGAATATCTTCGCAACTACCTTGTGACACTAAAGTGGGTATGTCCCCCTATGCCTTAGTGAGGTGGGATGAATTTATAGCAAAGCGAGCTTGGAAGAAGCGCAGGGTGTCAGGTTCGTAGACGAATGTGAGGCCGTATTTAAGGAGCGGCTGTTTTTTATGATTTTTTATGAGGTCAATCACCGCTTCTGCCGCGTACGCGAGGTGGCTGTCCGTGTAGACGCGGCGGGGGATGGTAAGGCGCACGGTTTCCAGATGCGGATGGCGGTTTTTGCCGGTTTTAGGATTGCGTCCTGCGGATACGATGCCGCGCTCCATGACCCTCACGCCGGAATGGGCGTAAATTGCGGCTGAGAGCGCCTGCGCCGGGAACCGTTCCTGGTCAAGGTGAGGGAGAATGCCGCGCGCATCGAGCACCACCGCGTGGCCGCCTATGGGGCGCACGATCGGGATGTGGGCTTTCAAAAACAAATTACCGAAGCGTTGGACCTGCTCTACCCGGAATGCGATATGCGCGTCATCCACCATCTCCCGCATGCCCTGCGCCACCGCTTCCATATCGCGCCCTGACATGCCGCCATAGGTATGCAGACCTTCGTATACCACTACCAGTTCTTTAAGTTTCCGGAATACCGTGGGGTTATTGGTTGCGACAAAGCCGCCGATATTCACCAGATTGTCTTTTTTGGAGCTCATGGTGCAGCCGTCGGCATAGGACATCATTTCTTTGAAGATGTCTTTGATGCGTTTCTTTTGATACCCGGGTTCGCGCGTTTTGATGAAATAGGCATTTTCCGTGGCGCGGGTGGCGTCAAAGTAGAGCGGGATATGATATTTGTCGGCCAGTTTGCGCAGTGCTTTGAGATTCGCCATGGAAACAGGCTGGCCCCCTGCCATATTGACGCAGGTTTCAATCCAGAAATAGGCAATATTTTTTACTCCCTTTTCTTTAATGACCTGTTCGACTTTTTCTAGGTCTACGTTGCCTTTGAACGGAAAGTTGGTCTGCGCGTCATGCGCTTCGGGCGTGATGACATCGATGAATATGCCGCCCGCAAGCTCGATATGCTGGCGCGTCGTGGTAAAGTACATGTTTTTGAGCACATACTGTCCGGGCGTGATGAGCGTGCGCGAGAGCAGGTGCTCGCCGCCCCTGCCTTGGTGGACAGGCACCAGATATCGAAATCCGTATACCTCGCGCATCGCCGCCTCCAGTTCATAAAAGCTGTCCGCGCCCGCATACGCCTCATCGCCGAGCATCAGGCGGCTCCATTGCTGTTCGCTCATGGCATTCGTGCCGCTATCAGTGAGGAGGTCAATAAACACGTCGCGGGAGCGCAGAAGAAAGGTGTTGTACCCTGCCGCTTGTATGGCTTTATCCCGCTCGCGCGGGGAGATGAGCCTGATAGGCTCGACCATCTTGATTTTATAAGGTTCAGGCAGCGGAGATTTTTGTGGGGGAGGCATAGAGAAAGCCAAAAATAAATTAAATAAAAAATAGTTCACAGGAACTATATATAGTCTAGCACAAGGTAAAATATATTCAATAAAGCAGGGGAAACGCATTTATGGTATACTGAAATATATTATTATATACATAAGTATGTCTTATAAAATTCCTCTCTCCATTATCGCATCCTTTGGATTGCTTGTGGCAGTCTCTGGCTGCTCACTCGTAAAAAAGAATGAAACCGTTCCTCCGTTGCCTGCTCCTTTCAATGAAGAACAGCAGGTTCCTATGGCGCCGCAAGAGAACACTCAGGCGTCTTCTACGGAGACAGAGAAAGGCCTGCCTGCCAGCGCAGGTGAGCCAGCGCAGGCGGGTCTACCTGCGCAGACAGGCATGGCAAACCCTGCGTCATTGTATTGCCTCGAGCATGGCGGGACGCTTGAGATTACGAAAGATGCAGAAGGCGGTGAACAGGGAATATGCAAGTTTTCCGACGGCACGGAGTGCGATGAATGGCAATTTTTCAGGGGCGAATGCAAGCCGGTGGAACTTGAATAATATGGCTACATGGTTACATTGTTATACTCGATTGCTGTTCAAATTCCGATTCCACCGTCATTCCCGCCCCGTATCACGGTACGGGGCAGGCTCCAGCGGGAATCCAGACGCCGTCCTCGACCGAGATCGGGGAACACCAAAAGAAAATCGATTTTTTGTCTGTTTTTTATGTCTGGATTCCAGATCTCGGTCTGGAATGACAATCGGAATTGGGTTGGCAATGTAGTATAAATGGCTAAATTGTTAACCTGATACATTGATATATTGCTAAATTGTTATCGTGATATTATGTCCATCGTTGCCAGATTCCTTTCTCTGCGGCCACGATTAAACAGAAATGTTATCTTGGTGGGATGTGCCGTGCTCGTGCTCGCGGGCGCGGCAGGATTTGAATATTATAGAAGCCATCAGAATCGCCCTGCCGTGCTTTCCGCACAGACTGCGCAGACCGCGCAGACAGTGCTGGCAGAGGCGAATGCGCCCATTGCGGAAGAAAGGCAAAACACCATTTACACAGAATTCCTTTTGGAAATTTTTGATAAGGTCAAAGAGAATTATTGGAAAAAAGTGACTGATGAGGAGCTTATTACGCTTTTTCGCTTGTCCGCAGAAAAAGTAACGGGAAAAACATTGGCGCTTCCCTCGGTGGATAAGAGCGGTTTGGCGCAAATGTTTGAAGAAGCGGTGGCACGCGAGGCGGAAGAAAAGAAGAAAGACACGACATCGCAGATCGCGACGGTGGCGCTCGCGAATCTCGAGCCGTTTGGCAGGAGCGGCCTCTATACGCAAAAAGATGAAACGAACTTGAAGAACATGGTGCAGAATATTGATACCTCTACAGATTTGTACCAAACGTTGGGAGTTGATAAGAGCGCTACCCAGGAGGACATAGAGCAGCAATACGCGAGCAAGTCCCAGGATTTGACTGCCACGGTGAATGACAAGACAAAAACAGAAGAAGAGCGGAAAGTGGCAGAGGAAAAACTCGCTCTCATTACGCGCGCGCATGATACCCTGCAAAAAGAAGAAACACGAGAGACTTACAACCAGTCGGGTGCCGAGGCAACCGTGGTGGGAGCACTCGTGCGGCCGGAGGTGCTGCATTTGAAGATTAAGCGTTTTTCTCCGGTCACCGTGGATGAATTTGTGAAGGTGGCAAACGCGTTTGATACGGGCGATGCGCTGCATTCGCTCATTCTGGATTTGCGCGGCAATATAGGCGGCGCGATAGACTTGCTGCAATACCTCCTGGGCCCTTTCTTGGGGCAGAACCAATATGCGTTTGAATTTTTCCATCAGGACGAGTATACGCCTTATAAGACCGTCGCGGGGTGGCTCCCAAGCCTCGTGCGCTATAAAAAAGTGGTGGTGCTCATAGATGGGAATGCGCAGTCTTCCACGGAAATGATGGCGGCAGCTTTAAAAAAATATAATGTGGGGGTCTTGGTCGGCACGAAGACGAAAGGGTGGGGCACGGTGGAGAAAGTATTTGCCCTTGACCATCAGATTGACCCGACCCAGAAATATTCCATGTTCCTCGTGCACAGCCTGACTCTCCGGGACGACAACCTGCCGATCGAGGGGAGAGGTGTGGATCCGGCGGTCAATATCAATGACAAGGATTGGGAAACACAGCTTAATGAATACTTTAGCTACCCGCCGCTTATTGATGCGGTGAAGAAGGTGCTCAAACAGCCATTATAAAATGATTGAGAGGGATTCTATGAAAAAGAAGAAATTTGCGGTGTTTGACATTGACGGCACGATTTTCCGCTCAAGCCTTACCGTGGAACTTATGGACGCGCTTATACAGGAGGGCGTGTTTCCCGCGCGGGTGCGGGAGGTCTACGCGCGCGCATACCAGCAGTGGCTTGACCGGAAGGATTCATATGATACGTACATGTGGGCGGTGGTGAAAGCCTACAATGACAATCTCAAAGGCGTGGCGCACCGCGATATTGTTCGGGTGGCGCGCAAGGTGGCCGCGTTCCATAAAAACCGCGTCTACCGCTTCACGCGCGACCTCCTTCACAAGCTGCGCCAGCAGGACTATTATCTTGTGGCGGTATCGCATTCTTCCGCCATTATTGTCCATGAGTTCTGCAAGCGACTCGGATTTCATAAATTTTACGGCCGGCTCCATGAGGTGGACGAGGCGGGGATGCTCACCGGGAAGCATTTAGCGGAAGAATTGATTGGCAGTAAATCAAAACTTGTGGAGCATTTAATCGAGAAAAAAGGCCTCTCGAGAAGAGGCTCTGTAGGCGTGGGCGACACGGAGTTTGACATACCTATCTTTGAGATGGTGGAACAGCCGATCTGTTTCAATCCGAACATGAAACTCTATCACTATGCCAAGCAGAAGGGATGGACCATCATCGTGGAGCGGAAGGACGTGATTTATAATCTCAATAAGCGCCATAGGCATAAGGTGGCTTAGTATAATATCTATAGAGGATATGGGTAACAGCATTCTAAAAATTATCATTATTGCTGCTCTTGTCATCGCAGGTGCGGTGTTCGCGGTGCGGGTGATCACGAATGGAGACGGAGTGGGCCTTGTCCCCGCGCCGCAGCCTAACCAAGAGCCGCCATTTGAAGACGCGAAGGTAAGAGTCGCCAAGCCACACCTTGAGGAACTGGTCGGCAGTCCTTTGGAAATCACCGGGGAAGCGCGGGGATATTGGTTTTTTGAAGCGTCTTTTCCCGTGAGGCTACTGGATCAGAATAATCAGATTGTCGCTTCTGGCATTGCGCAGGCGCAGGAAGAGTGGATGACCGAAGCGTTTGTGCCATTCCGCGCGGAGCTCGCCTATACTTTGCCTGCGGCCTCGGAACCCGTGCCAGGAATTTTAGTGTTCGTAAAAGATAATCCTTCAGGTCTTCCAGAACACGATGACGAATTTCGCATGCCGGTGCGCATTGACGTGAATCGAGACACCACGACTGTGCGGGCGTATTTTGGCAATGACAAAATGAACCCGGGAGCGTTCGATTGCGCACTGGTGTTTGGGGTTGAGCGGGAGGCGCCAAAGGCTCCGCAGATAGCGCGAGAAGCATTGGATGAATTATTGAAGGGGCCCACGGATACCGAAAAGGGGGAAGGGTATTTCACGAGCATCAATGACAGTGTTGAGGTTGAAAAATTGACCATTGATGCGCAAGGCACGGCGCGGGTTGAATTTTCTCCGCGCCTTGAGGAGGCGGTCGGCGGCTCCTGCCGCGTAACGGCAATCCGCGCACAGATTATACAGACGTTAAAGCAGTTTCCCACGGTAAAGGAAGTGGTCATCTCCATCAACGGCAGGACAGAGGATATTTTGCAGCCATAAACATTTTGTATGCTTTCGATTGTGGCAGTGGTTATTAATAATGAAGAAGTCACGCGGCGTTTTGTCTCAAGCATACGTCAATACACCATGGGGAAGTATGAGCTGATTTTGGTAGACAATGCTTCGCATGACAAGAGCGCTGTGCGTTTCTTCAAAGCTTCTGCCGATCAGTATGTGCGTTTTCCGCGGCGCGTAAGCCTCGCCGCCGCATGGAATAAAGGGATCGCTCTGGCGCAGGGAACCTATATTGCCGTAATGAATAATGATGTCGTCGTGCCGCCTCATTGGTCACGGCCGCTCATTGGGACGCTGCAAAATCATCCGCGCGCAGGCATGGTGACGCCTCTCACCTTTTGGTTGCTCAAAGGGTACTTTCAGTACGACATGCTGAAGAATTGGAATAAAAAATTCGTACAGCCCTTTAAGCTCGAAAAATTCAAAGAAGTGATATGGGGAGAATGCTGTGTGTTGAGAAAGAGCGCATGGCGCGAGACAGAAGGGTATTGTGAACTCTATAAAGGATTGGGGAGCGAAGATCTTGAAATGGTGTTTCAGCTCTTCGCGCATGGGTACGAGGTGTATGTGGATCCGCGGGTGTTTGTCTATCATCAAGGATACGGTTCACAAGTGCCAGATATTATTTCATTGCGACTTATAAGCCGATATCAAAAGGATAATTGGAAATTATTTAAATCGCGTTGGCCCCAGTACACGCAAGGCTGGCGATAAGCTAAAGGAATATATGAAAATACGCAAAAACGAACTAATGGTATTAGGTATTGTAGTGGTATCGTTTTGCATTGGACTCTACCTCTATCCCCAGCTTCCTGCGCGGATGGCATCGCACTGGAATGCGCAAGGAGAAGTAGACGGCTACATGCCGAAATTTTGGGGGACATTCCTCATGCCCATCATCGCGCTCGTGCTCTGGATTGTATTTCTTGTGATTCCCCGCATCGATCCCAAAAGAGAAAATATCGAGAAATTCAGGAAATATTTTGATGGGTTTATCGCGGCGCTGTTTATGTTCCTGCTGTATTTGTATGTGCTGACGCTGTATTGGAACACAGGCTACCGTTTCAATATGGTTATTTTTCTTATGCCTGCATTTGCTGTATTGTTTTACATGGTAGGCATCCTGGTATCCCACGCGGAAATGAATTGGACCATCGGCATCAGGACCCCCTGGACTTTGAGCAGCGAGACCGTATGGAAGAAAACGCATGTACTCACCGGCAAGCTTTTCCGCGCAAGCGGCATCATTACGCTCACAGGTGTGCTCTTTCCGGATTTCGCCATCTGGTTTCTGCTTATCTCAGTGCTCGCGAGCGCGGTGGTAAGCGCGGTCTATTCATATCTTGCCTACCGGAAAGAACATCAGGTTGTA
Encoded proteins:
- a CDS encoding DNA alkylation repair protein; translated protein: MNALHILKKLKSYANPENVAGMARFGISTKNTLGISIPILRRMGKEIGKNHTLALELWRSGVHEARILAGLIAEPRKMTPRQMDAWAVDFDSWDVCDQVCMNLFDKTEFAWQKAKIWTSRKEEFIRRAGFALMASLAWHDKGAEDNKFISFFPLIKKAAFDERNYVKKAVNWALRQIGKRNPALRKEAIKAAREIQKLDSRAARWIAADAIRELKGKNY
- a CDS encoding tryptophanase, producing MPPPQKSPLPEPYKIKMVEPIRLISPRERDKAIQAAGYNTFLLRSRDVFIDLLTDSGTNAMSEQQWSRLMLGDEAYAGADSFYELEAAMREVYGFRYLVPVHQGRGGEHLLSRTLITPGQYVLKNMYFTTTRQHIELAGGIFIDVITPEAHDAQTNFPFKGNVDLEKVEQVIKEKGVKNIAYFWIETCVNMAGGQPVSMANLKALRKLADKYHIPLYFDATRATENAYFIKTREPGYQKKRIKDIFKEMMSYADGCTMSSKKDNLVNIGGFVATNNPTVFRKLKELVVVYEGLHTYGGMSGRDMEAVAQGMREMVDDAHIAFRVEQVQRFGNLFLKAHIPIVRPIGGHAVVLDARGILPHLDQERFPAQALSAAIYAHSGVRVMERGIVSAGRNPKTGKNRHPHLETVRLTIPRRVYTDSHLAYAAEAVIDLIKNHKKQPLLKYGLTFVYEPDTLRFFQARFAINSSHLTKA
- a CDS encoding DUF333 domain-containing protein translates to MSYKIPLSIIASFGLLVAVSGCSLVKKNETVPPLPAPFNEEQQVPMAPQENTQASSTETEKGLPASAGEPAQAGLPAQTGMANPASLYCLEHGGTLEITKDAEGGEQGICKFSDGTECDEWQFFRGECKPVELE
- a CDS encoding S41 family peptidase; its protein translation is MSIVARFLSLRPRLNRNVILVGCAVLVLAGAAGFEYYRSHQNRPAVLSAQTAQTAQTVLAEANAPIAEERQNTIYTEFLLEIFDKVKENYWKKVTDEELITLFRLSAEKVTGKTLALPSVDKSGLAQMFEEAVAREAEEKKKDTTSQIATVALANLEPFGRSGLYTQKDETNLKNMVQNIDTSTDLYQTLGVDKSATQEDIEQQYASKSQDLTATVNDKTKTEEERKVAEEKLALITRAHDTLQKEETRETYNQSGAEATVVGALVRPEVLHLKIKRFSPVTVDEFVKVANAFDTGDALHSLILDLRGNIGGAIDLLQYLLGPFLGQNQYAFEFFHQDEYTPYKTVAGWLPSLVRYKKVVVLIDGNAQSSTEMMAAALKKYNVGVLVGTKTKGWGTVEKVFALDHQIDPTQKYSMFLVHSLTLRDDNLPIEGRGVDPAVNINDKDWETQLNEYFSYPPLIDAVKKVLKQPL
- a CDS encoding HAD-IB family phosphatase — translated: MKKKKFAVFDIDGTIFRSSLTVELMDALIQEGVFPARVREVYARAYQQWLDRKDSYDTYMWAVVKAYNDNLKGVAHRDIVRVARKVAAFHKNRVYRFTRDLLHKLRQQDYYLVAVSHSSAIIVHEFCKRLGFHKFYGRLHEVDEAGMLTGKHLAEELIGSKSKLVEHLIEKKGLSRRGSVGVGDTEFDIPIFEMVEQPICFNPNMKLYHYAKQKGWTIIVERKDVIYNLNKRHRHKVA
- a CDS encoding GerMN domain-containing protein, which produces MGNSILKIIIIAALVIAGAVFAVRVITNGDGVGLVPAPQPNQEPPFEDAKVRVAKPHLEELVGSPLEITGEARGYWFFEASFPVRLLDQNNQIVASGIAQAQEEWMTEAFVPFRAELAYTLPAASEPVPGILVFVKDNPSGLPEHDDEFRMPVRIDVNRDTTTVRAYFGNDKMNPGAFDCALVFGVEREAPKAPQIAREALDELLKGPTDTEKGEGYFTSINDSVEVEKLTIDAQGTARVEFSPRLEEAVGGSCRVTAIRAQIIQTLKQFPTVKEVVISINGRTEDILQP
- a CDS encoding glycosyltransferase, whose amino-acid sequence is MLSIVAVVINNEEVTRRFVSSIRQYTMGKYELILVDNASHDKSAVRFFKASADQYVRFPRRVSLAAAWNKGIALAQGTYIAVMNNDVVVPPHWSRPLIGTLQNHPRAGMVTPLTFWLLKGYFQYDMLKNWNKKFVQPFKLEKFKEVIWGECCVLRKSAWRETEGYCELYKGLGSEDLEMVFQLFAHGYEVYVDPRVFVYHQGYGSQVPDIISLRLISRYQKDNWKLFKSRWPQYTQGWR
- a CDS encoding DUF1648 domain-containing protein, producing MKIRKNELMVLGIVVVSFCIGLYLYPQLPARMASHWNAQGEVDGYMPKFWGTFLMPIIALVLWIVFLVIPRIDPKRENIEKFRKYFDGFIAALFMFLLYLYVLTLYWNTGYRFNMVIFLMPAFAVLFYMVGILVSHAEMNWTIGIRTPWTLSSETVWKKTHVLTGKLFRASGIITLTGVLFPDFAIWFLLISVLASAVVSAVYSYLAYRKEHQVV